The genome window TGCGATGCTGATGCGGCCGCCGTCGAGGATCTTCATGGCTTGCTGGAATCCTTCTCCCACATTGCCTAGCACGTTCGCCTCAGGAATGCGGCATTCCTCGAATATCACTTCAGCGGTCTCGCTGGCACGCATGCCCAGCTTGTTCTCCTTCTTGCCTGCCTTCAAGCCAGGCGTGCCGCGTTCCACCACGAAGGCGGTCATGCCCTTGCTGTCGAGCAGCTCGCCGGTGCGCGCGATCACAACCACCGCATCGCTGCTGATGCCATGCGTGATCCAGCATTTGGTGCCGTTGAGCACCCATTCGTTGCCTTCTTGCCGCGCCGTGCATTTCATGCGCATGGCGTCGCTGCCGGTGTTGGGCTCAGTGAGGGCCCAAGCGCCGATCCATTCGCCGGTGGCGAGCTTGGGCAGCCAGCGGCGCTTCTGCTCATCGTTAGCGAAATAGAGGATGTGACCCGTGCAGAGGCTGTTGTGCGCGGCCACGCTCAGGCCCACGCTGCCGCAGATCTTGGCGACCTCCACGATGGTGCTGATGTACTCGTAGTAGCCCAGGCCTGCACCACCGTATTCCTCCGGCACCAGCACGCCTAGCATGCCGGCAGGGCCGAAGTGGTTCCGGAAGAGGTCCTTGGGGAAGTGCTGGCTCTCGTCCCAATCCATCAGGTTCGGGCGCAGCTCGCGTTCGCACAAGTCGCGCACGGCTTGCGCGATCATGGTCTGGCTCTCGGTAGTGGCGAATTCCATCGGTGTCAGTAGGTGAGCAAGGTAACCACCTTGGTATTGTACGATTCGAGCTTCCGCATGCCGTGCAGGAAGCTCAGTTCGATCAAGAAGGAGAAACCGGCCAGGGTGCCCCCCTGCATGCGGACCAACTCAGCTGCTGCTGTAGCGGTGCCGCCTGTTGCCAAGAGATCATCATGCACCAGGACGCGCATGCCGGGCTTCACGCTATCGACGTGCATCTCCACTTCCGCGCTTCCATACTCCAGGTCATACTTGTGGCTCACGGTCTTCCAAGGGAGCTTGCCTTTCTTTCGAACGGTGAGGAAAGGAACGCCGAGGGAGAGGGCGAGTGGCATCCCGAAGAGGAAGCCGCGGCTCTCGATCCCGGCTATGGCATCGATGGGCACGTCCTGCAAACGCTCCCGGAAGCCTTCGGTGATGGCGCGGCAGAGCAGCGGGTCCTCGAGGACAGGAGTGATGTCTCGGAAGAGGATGCCGGGCTTCGGGAAATCGGGCACCGCCCGTATGGCGGCCTCGAGGCGTTGCTGCAGGGCGCTCACTCCACGCTGAGGTAGGGCGCAAGTTTACGGTAGAGGTCCTCATCGATCAGGTGCATGCCCTTGATTGCGGCCACTTCCGCGAACCGGCCGTGATGCTGGCGGTAGGCGATGATGGGTTTGGCCAGCTTCCATCGGATATAGGGATGCGCGGCGAGGTCCTCCACGGTGCATGTGTTCAATGGGATGCGACGGATCAGCAACGTGTCCACCGCGAGCAGCTCTTTCAGCCGTGCCACGGCGTCCGGCTTATCCTTCAGCACATAAACCTCTGAGAGCTGGTCGAGGGAATGGTAGCCCCCCAGGCTCTCGCGGTATTTGGTGATCCCCCGTGCGAATGCCGGCCCGATGCCGGGGAGTGCGATCAGTGCGTTGGTGTCCGCACTGTTCACCTCCAGCTTGACATGGGCACGTCGTGCCTCGCGCGATTCATTCTGACGGGGTGGGAAGGTCCTTGCGCTATCGCGCCCAGGCCACTCGTTTCGTGGCTGGTACCGCTCACGCTTCGGTGCACTGTCAGGCAGGAGGATGAAAGGCTTGAGGCGGTCATAGACATCGGGCTTGATGGTGTACATCCGGGCCACATCCGATTTGGTCCTGAAGCGGCCGCCTTTGGCCCGGTACCGTTCGATGGAAGCCGCTTGCTTCGGTGAGAGCCCGAGCCGCTGCCAGTCCTCCACGCTGATCGTATTCGGGTCGAAAGGGAATGTCTCGGAGGGAGCGGCTTCAGGCTCGTTGCGCGCTGAATCACGCGCGGCCATCCAAGCTTCCATCTCGTTGCGCAGCGGCTCGAGATCCGAAGCGTCGGGCTTGTAGTGAAGGCGGTAATAGTAGAATGCCCCTGCTGCGATCAGGAGCAGCACCATCATCATGGCGTTGCCGCGCCTCTCCGCCTTGTGCAGGTGCAGCAGATCCTTCAGCTGCTCCTTGAAGGGCCTGCTGGCGAACTCTTGCCGCTCCTGCTCACGTTCTTGAGGGGAGGCCATGGCAATGGCATCAGCGTGGGTCGTCGTCGTTCTCCGAGTAGCTGTCCGGCTCGGGCTTGGGCTTGGCGGTGAGCATGCGGAAGAAGAAATAGGCAGTGATGGCGGTGACGCTGCACACAGCGATGAGCATCAAGGTGAGCGCTTCGGTTTTCATGGGGTCACGCGGTCGAGTTGTGCCTTGCGTTTCAAGTAGGCCATGCGGACGAACCAAGCGATGGCAAGGAAGAGCGCGATCAGGATGGCACGGCCAACCCAGACCTGCCATGGTACAGGCTTGGTGAGGTTTTCCCAGATGGTGGGCATCGACTTGAAGAAGACGAAGCCCAGGAAGAGCGGCGTGACGAACTTGATGATGAACCTGAAGACAATGGGTATCTTGATATCAGCGCCATCGTTGATTTCCTTCCAACCCTTGTCCATCCCGAAGACCCAAGCGAAGAGGATGATCTCGAAGAGCGCGAACACCACCAGGCTCACGGTGCCTGCCCAGTAGTCGTACTCGTCGAACACCCCCTCTTCGAACCAGATCACGCAGGGTAGTCCGAGAAGCAGCACGAGCAGGCCGAAGAACCAAGCGGCTGGCCTGTGCTTCCAGCCGAACTCGTCCTTCAAGAAGCCCATCACGGGCGTGCCCATGGCGAGCGAAGAGGTGATGCCGGCGAAGAAGAGCAGTCCGAACCAGCAGATGCCGGCCACAGCTGCGAGCCCTGGGCCCCACTGCGTGAACAGGTAGGGCAGCGTTCGGAAGCCCAGGCCCAATCCACCGGTCTGGGTCAGCTCAACCACCTTCTCGATGCCCAGGTAGCCGATGCTGATCGGGATGATGATGGCAGCTCCGAGCACGACTTCCACGAACTCATTCATCCAGCCCGCGGTCATGGCGTTCAGGGCGATATCGTCCTTCTTGCGCACATAGCTGGCGTAACAATGGATCGAGCCCATGCCCACGCTCAGCGTGAAGAAGATCTGCCCAGCGGCGGCGAGCCAGACCTTGCCGCTCCAGATGCTGCTGTAATCAGGTGTCCAGAGGAAATTCAACCCGAGGGTGCCATCGTTCACCGCGCCATGCTCACCGGCTTGGAGCGTGATGCCGCGCACCGCGAGGAAGATGCCGAACAAGATCAGCAGGGGCATGCCCACCTTGGCCACCTTCTCCACCCCGCCCTGCAAGCCGCGAGCGAGTATCCATGTATTGAGCGCCAGGCAGAGAACCCAGAACAGGATGGCCTCATAGGGAATGCCCGTGGTGGTGGTGCTCACATCCACATAGTTGCCGAAAAAGGAAGCCACCTCCTCGGCACTCTGCCCTTGGAAGGTGCCCACCACGCTGTGCCAGATGTAGCTCAGCGTCCAGCTTTCCAGGTAGCAGTAGTAAGAGGCCACCGCGAGGTTGGTGAATATGCCGAACACGCCGATGTACTTCCATAGGGCGCGCTTCGGATCCATCTGGTGCAGGATGAAAGGCGTGCTGTGATGCCCATGGCGCCCGCCGAATCGGCCCATGCTCCATTCCACCCAGAGCAACGGAATGCCCATGAGCACGAAGCACACGAGGTAGGGGATGATGAAGGCGCCGCCGCCGTTCTGCACGGCCTGCACCGGGAATCGCAGGAAGTTGCCGAGGCCTACGGCATTGCCGGCCATGGCCAGGACCAAACCGACACGGGAGCCCCAAGCTTCTTTTTGTGCGATCGCCATGCAACTGGGTTGAGGCTGGCCAATGTAGTCGGACTGCTGATAGGTTGTTCGTTGCCGGCGTTTCGTTGTCCGGATGGAACTCAACGAGCCTCCGAGAACCGATGACTAACCGCGCGCCAACTGCGCTGCCACCAAAGCGAGCCCCTCCTCGAAGCTGCGCGGCTTCCAGCCCAATACGTTCCGCGCCTTGTCAATCACGAAGCCGGTCTTCGGCGGACGTGCGGCTGGTTGGCCCAAAGTGTCGCTCTTCACCGGTGTCACAACGGAGGTGTCGAGCTTGAAGTAGGCGCCAACGCGCTGCACGAGTTCCAAGATGCTCATGCCATCTGGGCCGCTCAGGTGGTAGATGCCGGTGGCGCCTTGCTTGGCGATGCGGATGCAGCCATCAGCGAGGTCCTCGGCCAGCGTTGGCATGCGCCATTGATCGTCCACCACCTTGATCGGTTGGCCTTTCTCCAGTGCGCCTTTCGCCCAGAGGATCACGTTGCTCCGGCTCAGTCCTGGGGCCACGCCGAACACGATGATGGTGCGCGCGATGCTCCACTTCGCGAGGCCTGATGTCATCACGAGGCGCTCGCCGTCCAGCTTGCTATGTCCATAGGCACTGAGCGGAGCTGGCGCATCCTCTTCGCGGTACGGGCCGTTCTTCCCATCAAAGATGAAGTCGGTGCTCAGGAAGATGAAGTGGCTGCCATGCAACTTGGCCGCTTCGATCAAGTTGTGCGTCGCGGTGATGTTCTGCAAGCGGCACGCTTCCGGGTCGGTCTCACAGGCATCTACGTTCGTCATCGCCGCGCCGTGGATCACCGCATCGGGACGTGTCGCCTCGAATACGCGATACACATCGGACTGGATGGTGTAATCAATGGCATGGTAGCGGTTGCCGAGCGGATCCGGTGTGCGGTCCGGCCCGCGTCCTGTGGCGATCAGCTCAACGCCCGCATCATCGCGCAAGGCGTCCACGAGTTTCTGCCCGAGCAGGCCGTTCGATCCAGTAACGAGGATGCGCATGGGGAAAGGATGAGCGGCGAAGCTACCCGCTCACCGCTTCAGAGCGCCGTACCATCGCCACGGCATATGCACAGGCGCCTTCCTCACGGCCCACGAATCCCATCCGTTCGTTGGTGGTGGCCTTTATGCTCACCGCGTCTTCAGCTACTTGGAGCAAGGGCGCAATGGCGGCGCGCATCGCAGGCACGTGGGGCATCACCTTCGGGCGCTCCATCACCAGCGTGCAGTCCACGTTGCCCACTCGCCAGCCACCTTCATGGAGTTGCTTCACCACTGCTTCGAGCAGGCGCTTGCTATCTGCCCCCTTCCAGGTGGCATCGGTGTTGGGGAAATGCTGGCCGATGTCGCCAAGGCCAACGGCGCCGAGCAACGCATCGCACAAGGCATGCAAGAGCACGTCCGCATCGCTGTGGCCATCGAGGCCGGTTCCATGATCGATCCGCACCCCGCCCAGCCAGAGCTCTCGGCCGGCTGCCAGTTGATGCGCGTCGTAACCGAGGCCGATGCGATAGGGGAGGCTGCCCAATGGGGCCATCAACCGGCTTTCTTCTTGGAGCCCTTGCCATCGAACACGAAGCCCAGCGTGAAGCGGAGCGTGTTGGCCAGCGGGCTGCGTTGCTGGTTGGCGATCAAGTAGCTCATGTCGAGCGCGAACTTGCTGTAACGCAGGCCCAATCCAACGGTGAAGTACTGCCGGTTGCCCTTGTTGAAGTGCTCGTGGAAGTAGCCTGCACGGAAGGCGAACTGCTTGTCGTACCAGTACTCGAGCCCGCCGGCCAGGTTGATCTCCTGCAGCTCCTCGCGGCGCTTGCTGCCTTCATACACGGTGAAAGCGGAGCTGTCCGCGTTCCATTCGCCGAATCCGGGAGCATCGCTGAAGCTGCCGAAGATGCCTTCGGCAACGCCCACGTTCGGGTTGCGACCGCTCGCCACGAGGAACTCGCCAGTGGCGGGGTCACGCTGCTTGGGGTCGTAGATCGGTGGTGTCGGCACCAGGAGCTTATTGGCATCGAGGTTCACGGTGAGGCTGTTGTACTCGTCGAGGTTCACGGTGAAGGCTGGGCCTAAGCGCAGGTTGATCGGGATGAAGTCCTTATTGGCCGATGAGGTGTAGCTCATCTTGGCGCCCACATTGCTCACATTGAGGCCAAAGGCGAAGGTGGCTTCCTTCTCGCCGATCTGCAGTTCCGGTTTCTGGTAGAAGAAGCTCACATCGGCCGCCACGCTCTGGCCCGCCTTGCTGTTGGCGCCCTGCACGCTGATGCCGCCAGTGAGGTTGCTGTTGATGTAGCGGATGGCGATGCCTCCGCTGAAGTTGTCGCTGAATTTCTGCGCGAAGGCCACATCAATGGCGAACTCGGCCGGCTTGAATTCGCGGATGGTGCTGCCGTTGATGTCCGTGAAGGTGATGCTGCCCAGATTGAAGTAGCGAAGGCTCCCGCCAATAGCGCTGCGATCGTTCGACAGCTTCTTGTAACCGGCGATGTAGGCCAAGCTCATGTCTGGCACCAGTTTGCGCAGCCATGGGCTGTAGCTGATGCTGAATTCGCCCTCTTTCTCAGCAAAGGCGAGCTTCGAAGGGTTCCAGTGAATCGAGTTGGCATCCGGTGAAACCGCCACCCCGGCATCGCCCATGCCGCCTGCGCGGCTGTCCACGCTGATCATCAGGAACGGCACCGCCGTGGTGATGGTGTTCATGTTCCCTTCCTTGCAGTCGCGACCGTTGATCTGGTTCACGCAGGCGTTATTCTGAGCCTTACCCGGCACCGCCATGAGAAGGAGCGGTGCAAGAAGGGGCAGGTGCGATCGGCGGCGAAGGGTCATCGTTCGGGTCGTGGAAAGGGGTGCGAATATACTGGCGGTCCGACGGTTGGGGTATTAGCGGAGGATCACGAGTTTCTCGAATTGCTCGGCCTTGGCGCCATCGGGAGCCGCCACGCTGAGGCGGTACACATAAACACCTCGACCGAGGTTGTCGCCGAAGTCGTCGCGCCCATCCCAAGCGAGCGGTTCGGTGCGGAAGCCGTCGCAGGTGAGCCGGCGGTTCAAGGTCTTCACCAATCGTCCGCTCACGGTGAACACCTGGACCTGGGCCTCGAGCGTGTTGCAGGGGCGATTGTGCTCGAAGTAGAACTCGGTGCGCGTGGTGAAGGGATTGGGGTAGTTGAGCACGTGCGCAAGTGCCAGCTCCGCGCTGGAGGCCACAACGAATTCGGTGCTCTTTTCACTGCTGTTGTTGTGCGTGTCCCAGGCCTTCACGGTGAGGGTGTGGGGGCCGTCAGCCAGCTTGCCGAAACGGTAGCGCACCTGACCGCTCTTGTAGGTGTCCACATCGGACTCGTAAAGGTCGTTCAGCACGATGGCCTACTCCGTGTTCTCATCCAGGGTGGCGAGCAGGTCGTGACCGATGCTGGAGCCCACGGTGTTGATGCCATTCTCGTCGAAGATCTTCGAGAAGAGCAAGGGCGTCTCGTTGGTGATGCCGCCGCGCACGAACTGCTCATCGTTCAGGTAAACCTCGATGCGCGGTCCGTCGTTGTCCAAGGGGACGTCGGTTGCTGTACCGCCGACGATCGGGTCGTTGTCGTAGCCGCTGGCGTTATCCGAGAGCGATTCCGCGTAGCACGCCACCCGCCCTTTGCCGAACTGATAGTTGATGTCCTTGGGCACCACGAAGGTGAAGCTGAAGCTGCCATTGGTCACGGTGGCTCGCCCGCGGTAGATCACGTTCTTGCGCACCTTGAAGTTGAAGGGCCCGCCTCCATCGTTGGCAAGTGTGCTCTGCGTCGTCTGCTTATCGTATACGATGGGCACCACCACGCCATTGAAATCCTGCATCGGCTGCCCATTGCCATCATCCACGAATCCGGAGATGCGCACTACACTCAAAGCCTTCAAAGTATCAACTTGTTGACCAAGAGTGTCCGTAAGTGCCGTGATCTGGATCGACTTGCGCGGCATCGCCAGGCGCATGCTTGGGTCGCCGAGGAGGCTGAAGTTGCGGTGGTTGCGCAGGGTGGACTGGGCATAGGCGATATCGAACTTGGTATAGAGGAAGGCATCGCCGATGCGGGCTTCCCGGTTGAGCGAATCGAGCGGCTGGAAGATGTGGTCATAGAAGAAATTGGCGAGCCTGAAGTTCTGGCTGGAATAAGCCAATCTGGTGGTGGTCATGAGCGCAACGCCACCACCGCTTGGATTGAGCAGCACGAATTCACCAGCAGAAGTGCGGCCTGGATCGTCCCAGCGACTGAATTCGCAGGTGGCGGTCATGAAGATCGGCAGGCGGTCCTTATTCGACCACTCTAGAATGGTCGTGTTATCGAGCAGTCGCTCATGCGCCCAACCCACCTCGCCGCCATGGCCGATGTAGTTCACCACCAAGGCACCCTTCTGCACCTTGTCGCGCAGCTCTATGGTGGCCTGCGGGTAGCGCTGCCCACCGGGCGTGGCGATCTGCTGGTAGGCATCGAGGTAGATCTTGTCCACGTTCAGGGTCGGGTACTCGCGGTCCACGCGTCGGGCCAACGAATCACTCTGATCCATGTGGATAACGCCCTCGAAGCCGTCCCCGGTCTGGTCATCGCTCACGAAGAGCACATGCGTGCGCCAATCCGCTATTCCACCATCCCCGTCATTTCCGCAGCTGCCCCCAGATGACGGGATCCCGCGCAGGGCGTCGTACCCCAGGATCTTGTCGACCACCTGCCTGGCCTGCTCGGTGGTATGGGCGATGATGCGCCCCACCCCGATATCGACCAGGTCGCCCGTGCCTTCGCCTTCATTCTCATCGAGCAGGCCGAAGTAGTCGTCGGAGGTGTAAGAGCGCGAGAAGTCGATAGCATCCGCAGTCTGGTAGCTCGGGATGAAGTTCTGATTGCTGGCGCTCAAGGATATGTTGTTGTACGAGCCGTCACCGAAGAGCAGCAAGTAGCGCGGGAGCAGCTCGGGGGCATCATCACCCGCACGGTCATAGAGCATTCGCATGTACCGTTTGATCGCAGTGGCGTCACGCAATCCGCCAGAGAATTCGTTGAATACCTCCTGCGGAGTAACGATACGCACGGTCAATCCCTCGTTCATCCGTCGGTCGGCCAAGCGTTGCGCCTGCGAGAGGAACGCCGGGTGAGAGACGATGACCAGGTCCGTGGGCAATGCCGTGGCGTGCAAGTCCTGATTCGGAACCCGGCCGATGCTGGTTGGCGTCAAGTAGTTGGCATCGCGGAAGGCAATGAACTCCCTGAGGCTCTCCGTGGGCAGTCTGAATGTCTTCTGGTTGCCCACCGTTGTGTATTGGACTGCCATGGGGCTCGTGGGGTCGGTGATGTCCCAGATCCGCTGTGCCTGCTGCGCTTGATCGATCACGAACTCGCTGATTTCGCCGGAGCCTGCCGATGCGAGCGACCGGAACTGCATCTGGTCTCCGCTCATCCGCAGTTCGCGAACGCAATTCAACCGTAGGTAGTTCATCCAGCCCGCTGAGCTCACCGGATCGAACTTATTGAAGGTCACGGTAATCGGCAGGTTGTTGCCCGCCGTGGTCCACGTATAGGTCTGACAGGCTTCCTTGGCCACAGCGCCCGTTGGACTGTTGGTGATGCTCGTCACCGGCAAGGTACCTTCGAATCCGTTGGTCGAGTTCAGGGTGAAGGTGCTCGTATTCTGGACAGTCCCACTGCTGTAGGTGCGGGCCGCAACACAGACTTCAAGCGTCACGGGCACATCGATGGCAAGGTTGGGCACATCGAAGCCGTAGGTATACGTGGTCACGAGGTCATAGACCTCGCCGAACCAGGTGCGGCCGCTCTTGATCAGGTTCACCAAGTCGCGGTCAATGACCTGCCGGTCGTTGAACCGGGTTACAGTCTGTGTGGGAGCATCCGTCGTTGACGCGATGGATGAGATGCGCACTGGGGGCTCCACGTCGATACCGATGAAGTAAGATGCCGAATCCGTGTAGACATGCTTCGTATGGCTGAACAAGTTCCCATTCAATGTCCACCTCAAGGAGCCGTTGGCTTGGAAGAGGAGATAGTCACCTGGGCCGAATACGCCGTCGCCGCCATCAACCATTTCGATCGCATGGGCCTTCAGGTCGGTAGGCACCGGCAGGTTATTCACGAAGGGAAGCAGGCCGTTGTTGTTCCCATACACGTTGATTCGGTCGCTGTTCAACCCCGAGGTGTTCACGCCCAACGAATTGAGGAAATCGTATGTGACCCGGTAAACGCCGTCCTTGGCCAAGGTCATGCGATACCAATCGCCGGTCTCCATCAGCGAATGGTCGGGGTAGTCCATCTTTCGGCTGCCTAGGTCTGAAGTTGCTGCCTCGACCCATTCATAGCGGTACCTCCTCAGTCGTTCGATCGCACCCGTAGCTGGATTTCGCCTGAACGGGAAAACGGAGACCAGCAGGAAGGGGCGCTTTCGAAGCAGCCTCACCTGAGCATGCACATCGGGCTCGGGACCAATGACAGCCAATGTCGGCCACGCGGAAAGCTCAGTTCGAGAAACCTCATCGTACTCGGCATCGACAACGCGCGCCCCTGCGATGCGCGAACCTCTATTGAGCGGAAGGACTTCAACATGCACGGGCAATCCGCCGCGTTCATGGTCCGGTTCGCCGCTCCTGAGCACGGGCGATGGAGGGGCCAGGACTGTTTTGCCCTCGGCCGGAGGCAATTTCCATTCTAGCGTCCGCCAAGGGTCCAATTGGGCAATAGCCGCGCTGAAAGCGGTTACCATCAAGGGAAGGGCGAAGATTCGCGAACTCGTTCTCATGAACCTCAATCAACAGGTTTTCAACAATTCGGATCGAAGTTACTACCTTCGACCCTTGGCTTTCGGGCAGGGGACCAACGGCCTCAGGCGAGCATTATTGCCAAGGGGTGGAGAACCGGTTCGGAAGGGATGCGTATAATTGGCGCTTGCAGTTGGGCTAGACCGCAATAGGAGCATGAAGAGAATCACTCTTTGGCGCGTGCGCGTAGTATTCGGATGGTCGATGCTGGTCGGGCTTGCCGCTCAGGCCCAGGATCCGCAGTTCACCCAATTCTACGCGAACCCGCTCTACCTGAATCCGGCTTTTGCCGGCACCGCTCGCTGCCCGCGGGTCGTGCTCAATTACCGCAACCAGTGGCCCGCCCTCACCGGCACCTTCGTCACTACCAGCGCCAGCTATGATCAGCATATCGATGCCATGCAGGGCGGATTGGGCTTCATTGTAACCAATGACCAGGCAGGCAAAGGCACCTTGAGCACCACGACGGTGAGCGGAATTTATTCATACCAGCAGCCGATATCGAGGAAGTTCTCGCTGAAGGCCGGGTTCCAGGCCACCTATTTCCAGAAGTCGCTCGATTGGAACAAGCTCACATTCGGTGACCAGATCGATCCTAGAAGAGGGTTCATTTACAACACCAATGATGTTCCACGGGGCGGCAGAGTTGGGAATGCCGACTTCAGCGCAGGCCTCCTCGGTTACACGGATATCTACTTTGTGGGATTCGCAGTGCACCACCTCACCCAGCCCAATGAGTCGCTCATTGTCGGCACCAGCCGGTTGCCGATGAAGATCACGGGCCATGCAGGAGCTGCCATCCCCATCGGCATGCGCGGCAAGTATGGGGATGCTCGAACGAAGATCTCACCGAACGTACTATACCAGCAACAAGCGGCGTTCCGTCAATTGAACCTCGGCATGTACGTGGACCACGGTCCGATAACCGCCGGGGTTTGGTACCGTACACGGGACTCGTTCATCATGCTTATCGGGTTCCATACCGAGAAGTTCAAGTTCGGATACAGCTACGACCTCACCACGAGCAAGCTCACCACACGGACCGCTGGATCTCATGAGGTGAGCATGCAGCTGCAGTTCAAGTGCAAACCCAAGAAGCGGAGATTCCGCGTGGTGGCGTGCCCCACGTTCTGAGCCTCTTCATCACCACCAAAAAAACCAAGCACATGAGCCTTGCAAGGAAGACAGGGATCCTGGTGCTGGCCAGCGCCTTCTTCTCGAGTTGCAATTTCGAGAAGAGCGGTGCCACTGGCTGGAACTACAACGACTCCAAGAACGGAGGGTTCGAGAAGGCCAGCTACGAGGACCAGGAGAATGGGCCCGGCTTGGTACTGATCGAGGGCGGTCAGTTCACCATGGGCCGGGTGTCTGATGACCTGCGCCATGAATGGGACCACATCCCGCGCACGGTCACGGTATCGTCCTTCTATATGGATGAGGCTGAAGTGACGAACTTCTACTGGCTCGAGTACTTGTATTGGCTCGACCGTGTCTTTGCGGCCGACTACCCGGAGATCTACAAGAAGGCCCTTCCTGACACCTTGGTGTGGCGCAACAAGCTCGCCTTCAATGAGCCCTATGTGGAATATTACCTGCGCCACCCGGCGTATCGTGATTACCCAGTGGTAGGCGTGAATTGGCTGCAAGCGAACGATTACTGTGCTTGGCGCACTGACCGCGTGAACGAGATTATCCTCATCCGTGAGGGCCTATTCGAGCACTACACCAACCAGATCAACGAAGACCACTTCACCACGGATTCGTACTTGGCTGGCCAGTACGAGAGCGGCAAGAAGGTCGATGGGGTGGTGGACTTCAATCCGAACAAGGACCGCCGGAACATCAAGATGGAGGACGGCGTGCTCCTCCCGCGCTATCGCCTGCCAACTGAGGCGGAATGGGAATATGCCGCCTATGGGATCATCGGTAACACGGTCGATGAGCGTGTGGTGGAGCGCCGGATCTACCCGTGGAACGGTCACTGGGTGCGTTATGATAGCCGCAAGAGCGGAGGTGCATTCTACGGTGACTTCCGGGGGAACTTCATGCGTGGCCGCGGCGATTACATGGGCGTTGCCGGCAGTTTGAATGACAATGCCGATATCACAGCCCCGGTCTTCAGCTACTGGCCGAATGATTACGGGCTGTATAACATGGCCGGCAATGTGAGCGAATGGGTGATGGATGTTTATCGCAACCTGAGCCCAGAGGACAAGGATGATTTCCGCGCCTTCCGCGGCAACGTGTTCAAGACGAAGGTGCTGAACAGCGATGGCGTTGTGCAGGACAAGCACGATCTGGTGATCTACGACGTGGATGGCATCAAGTACTACCTCACCGAGTTCCAGTTGGCGATGCAGGGCCGCGCCATTGATGAAGAAGCCGCGCTCATCGACGAGCTGCTCACTCAGATTGACCAGGCCATTGAATTCGTGAGCACCCGCAAGCACGATGCGGCCATGCAGCGTGTTCAGGACATGATCGACAACATCAAGGGCAAGGACCTGGAGATCTGCCCGAAACTGCTTTCCGGCATCAGCGATTA of Flavobacteriales bacterium contains these proteins:
- a CDS encoding type IX secretion system membrane protein PorP/SprF, with translation MKRITLWRVRVVFGWSMLVGLAAQAQDPQFTQFYANPLYLNPAFAGTARCPRVVLNYRNQWPALTGTFVTTSASYDQHIDAMQGGLGFIVTNDQAGKGTLSTTTVSGIYSYQQPISRKFSLKAGFQATYFQKSLDWNKLTFGDQIDPRRGFIYNTNDVPRGGRVGNADFSAGLLGYTDIYFVGFAVHHLTQPNESLIVGTSRLPMKITGHAGAAIPIGMRGKYGDARTKISPNVLYQQQAAFRQLNLGMYVDHGPITAGVWYRTRDSFIMLIGFHTEKFKFGYSYDLTTSKLTTRTAGSHEVSMQLQFKCKPKKRRFRVVACPTF
- a CDS encoding T9SS type A sorting domain-containing protein, whose translation is MLNDLYESDVDTYKSGQVRYRFGKLADGPHTLTVKAWDTHNNSSEKSTEFVVASSAELALAHVLNYPNPFTTRTEFYFEHNRPCNTLEAQVQVFTVSGRLVKTLNRRLTCDGFRTEPLAWDGRDDFGDNLGRGVYVYRLSVAAPDGAKAEQFEKLVILR
- the porU gene encoding type IX secretion system sortase PorU; translated protein: MDYPDHSLMETGDWYRMTLAKDGVYRVTYDFLNSLGVNTSGLNSDRINVYGNNNGLLPFVNNLPVPTDLKAHAIEMVDGGDGVFGPGDYLLFQANGSLRWTLNGNLFSHTKHVYTDSASYFIGIDVEPPVRISSIASTTDAPTQTVTRFNDRQVIDRDLVNLIKSGRTWFGEVYDLVTTYTYGFDVPNLAIDVPVTLEVCVAARTYSSGTVQNTSTFTLNSTNGFEGTLPVTSITNSPTGAVAKEACQTYTWTTAGNNLPITVTFNKFDPVSSAGWMNYLRLNCVRELRMSGDQMQFRSLASAGSGEISEFVIDQAQQAQRIWDITDPTSPMAVQYTTVGNQKTFRLPTESLREFIAFRDANYLTPTSIGRVPNQDLHATALPTDLVIVSHPAFLSQAQRLADRRMNEGLTVRIVTPQEVFNEFSGGLRDATAIKRYMRMLYDRAGDDAPELLPRYLLLFGDGSYNNISLSASNQNFIPSYQTADAIDFSRSYTSDDYFGLLDENEGEGTGDLVDIGVGRIIAHTTEQARQVVDKILGYDALRGIPSSGGSCGNDGDGGIADWRTHVLFVSDDQTGDGFEGVIHMDQSDSLARRVDREYPTLNVDKIYLDAYQQIATPGGQRYPQATIELRDKVQKGALVVNYIGHGGEVGWAHERLLDNTTILEWSNKDRLPIFMTATCEFSRWDDPGRTSAGEFVLLNPSGGGVALMTTTRLAYSSQNFRLANFFYDHIFQPLDSLNREARIGDAFLYTKFDIAYAQSTLRNHRNFSLLGDPSMRLAMPRKSIQITALTDTLGQQVDTLKALSVVRISGFVDDGNGQPMQDFNGVVVPIVYDKQTTQSTLANDGGGPFNFKVRKNVIYRGRATVTNGSFSFTFVVPKDINYQFGKGRVACYAESLSDNASGYDNDPIVGGTATDVPLDNDGPRIEVYLNDEQFVRGGITNETPLLFSKIFDENGINTVGSSIGHDLLATLDENTE